One window of Papio anubis isolate 15944 chromosome 10, Panubis1.0, whole genome shotgun sequence genomic DNA carries:
- the C10H2orf88 gene encoding small membrane A-kinase anchor protein isoform X1, with amino-acid sequence MRGANPRRARGERGGDGRRRGREPERSRRTPRPPHAAAWLSRAPARRRRRCPGSWTALCPRRASAAARPDASKPPLHCSAAPGASETRPGPERRLPPGSARLSGRAMGAQLPGDV; translated from the coding sequence ATGCGGGGCGCAAACCCGCGAAGAGCGCGCGGCGAGCGCGGCGGCGACGGCAGGAGGAGGGGCCGGGAGCCCGAGCGCAGCCGAAGGACGCCCCGTCCTCCACATGCTGCCGCTTGGCTGAGCCGGGCGCCGGCGAGAAGGCGGCGCCGTTGCCCTGGCAGCTGGACTGCACTTTGCCCCCGCCGGGCCTCAGCTGCCGCCCGCCCAGACGCCAGCAAGCCCCCCTTACACTGCAGCGCCGCCCCGGGAGCTTCGGAGACCCGCCCCGGGCCTGAGCGCAGGCTGCCTCCGGGGTCCGCACGGCTGTCCGGACGTGCCATGGGCGCGCAGCTGCCAGGCGATGT
- the C10H2orf88 gene encoding small membrane A-kinase anchor protein isoform X2: MRGANPRRARGERGGDGRRRGREPERSRRTPRPPHAAAWLSRAPARRRRRCPGSWTALCPRRASAAARPDASKPPLHCSAAPGASETRPGPERRLPPGSARLSGRAMGAQLPGDV; encoded by the coding sequence ATGCGGGGCGCAAACCCGCGAAGAGCGCGCGGCGAGCGCGGCGGCGACGGCAGGAGGAGGGGCCGGGAGCCCGAGCGCAGCCGAAGGACGCCCCGTCCTCCACATGCTGCCGCTTGGCTGAGCCGGGCGCCGGCGAGAAGGCGGCGCCGTTGCCCTGGCAGCTGGACTGCACTTTGCCCCCGCCGGGCCTCAGCTGCCGCCCGCCCAGACGCCAGCAAGCCCCCCTTACACTGCAGCGCCGCCCCGGGAGCTTCGGAGACCCGCCCCGGGCCTGAGCGCAGGCTGCCTCCGGGGTCCGCACGGCTGTCCGGACGTGCCATGGGCGCGCAGCTGCCAGGCGATGTGTAA